The Halobacterium sp. CBA1132 genome has a segment encoding these proteins:
- a CDS encoding MTH1187 family thiamine-binding protein yields the protein MTVIALLSVAPVIEESMAGDVADAVAALDDFDVTYETNPMGTVIEAEDVDTLLDAVGAAHKAVEGDRVSTFLKIDDKRNSDQTAREKVDAVEHELGREARSDR from the coding sequence GTGACAGTCATCGCACTTCTCAGCGTCGCACCAGTCATCGAAGAGAGCATGGCCGGCGACGTGGCCGACGCCGTCGCCGCGCTCGACGACTTCGACGTCACCTACGAGACGAACCCGATGGGGACGGTCATCGAAGCCGAGGATGTCGACACGCTGCTGGACGCGGTCGGCGCCGCCCACAAGGCCGTCGAGGGCGACCGCGTGAGCACGTTCCTGAAAATCGACGACAAGCGCAACAGCGACCAGACCGCCCGCGAGAAGGTCGACGCCGTCGAGCACGAACTCGGCCGCGAGGCCCGGTCGGACCGCTGA
- the mch gene encoding methenyltetrahydromethanopterin cyclohydrolase gives MDSLNRMALELADEALEFTEELDVGAFELDNGATVIDFGVEHRGGLEAGLLLAELQTAGLATVQTRVDDVAGATFPHVELACDRPAVALLGAQKAGWELSVDDYEGLGSGPARALVAREGEYEAIDYVDAFEFAVLALESDAYPTEAAAEQVADLADVNTESVYLPAYRTASVAGSVTAAARAAELALFRLYELGYDPTNVLTASGSAPVAPGAGDEEEAIGRTNDALAYGGRVHLTVTEDFDEFEAVPSSAADRYGKPFADIFADADWDASAVDEGVFGPAQVTIDVTGGPTYALGDVHEDLLADGFNIA, from the coding sequence ATGGACAGCCTCAATCGGATGGCGCTGGAGCTCGCCGACGAAGCCCTCGAATTCACCGAGGAGTTGGATGTCGGCGCGTTCGAGTTGGACAACGGCGCGACGGTCATCGACTTCGGCGTCGAGCACCGCGGCGGCCTCGAAGCCGGCCTGCTGCTGGCGGAACTCCAGACCGCGGGCTTGGCGACCGTGCAGACGCGCGTCGACGACGTCGCGGGCGCGACGTTCCCCCACGTCGAACTCGCCTGCGACCGCCCCGCGGTCGCCTTGCTGGGGGCGCAGAAGGCGGGTTGGGAGCTCAGCGTCGACGACTACGAGGGACTCGGCAGCGGCCCCGCTCGCGCGCTGGTCGCCCGCGAGGGCGAGTACGAGGCCATCGACTACGTGGACGCCTTCGAGTTCGCGGTGCTGGCCTTGGAGAGCGACGCGTACCCCACCGAGGCCGCCGCCGAGCAGGTCGCTGACCTCGCGGACGTGAACACGGAGAGCGTCTACCTGCCCGCGTACCGCACCGCGAGCGTCGCCGGCAGCGTCACCGCCGCGGCGCGCGCCGCCGAACTCGCGCTGTTCCGCCTCTACGAACTCGGCTACGACCCGACGAACGTCCTCACGGCGTCCGGGAGCGCGCCCGTCGCGCCCGGCGCGGGCGACGAGGAGGAAGCCATCGGCCGCACGAACGACGCGCTCGCGTACGGCGGCCGCGTCCACCTCACGGTCACCGAGGACTTCGACGAGTTCGAGGCGGTGCCGTCCTCGGCGGCCGACCGCTACGGGAAGCCGTTCGCGGACATCTTCGCGGACGCCGACTGGGACGCCAGCGCCGTCGACGAGGGCGTCTTCGGCCCCGCGCAGGTCACCATCGACGTCACGGGCGGCCCGACGTACGCGCTCGGCGATGTCCACGAGGACCTGCTCGCTGACGGATTCAACATCGCGTAG
- a CDS encoding NAD(P)/FAD-dependent oxidoreductase — protein sequence MNALSGQSVAVVGAGFGGLSTACYLADAGADVTVVEKNEQVGGRASALERDGFTFDMGPSWYLMPDVFERFFADFGTEPSDYYSLERLDPHYRIFFKDNAGRRPGRDAPGLDVNADGDVVDVTPDREQVKEVFDAYEPGAGEKLDDYLAQAKENYEVGMEHFVYEDRPRVRDWLDPDLAEYARGLTLLGSMQDHVENYFDHPKLQQIMQYTLVFLGGAPNTTPALYNLMSHVDFNLGVYYPEGGMSGVADSIAELAGELGVEFRTNHPVEKIHGYRGGFKVETGGETDVLADVVVSDADYAHTEQALLPPEKRQYDADYWESRTYAPSAFLLYLGVEGDVEPLAHHTLVLPSDWEEHFGQIFDDPQWPDDPAYYLCVPSKTDDEVAPDGHSNLFALVPVAPGLDDTAEVRDEYRNLVLDDIAANTGVDLRDRIVVEERFSVSEFADRYNSYRGTALGLAHTLRQTSLFRPPHRSDALDGLYFTGSFTTPGIGVPMCLISGEITADYVVDDA from the coding sequence ATGAACGCCCTGTCGGGTCAGTCGGTCGCCGTCGTCGGCGCGGGCTTCGGCGGCCTGTCGACCGCGTGCTACCTCGCGGACGCGGGCGCCGACGTGACCGTCGTCGAGAAGAACGAGCAGGTCGGCGGGCGCGCGAGCGCGCTCGAACGCGACGGCTTCACCTTCGACATGGGGCCGTCGTGGTACCTGATGCCGGACGTCTTCGAGCGGTTCTTCGCGGACTTCGGGACGGAGCCCTCGGACTACTACTCGCTGGAGCGCCTCGACCCCCACTACCGCATCTTCTTCAAGGACAACGCGGGCCGCCGCCCGGGCCGCGACGCGCCCGGCCTCGACGTGAACGCGGACGGCGACGTGGTCGACGTGACGCCGGACCGCGAGCAAGTCAAGGAGGTGTTCGACGCCTACGAGCCCGGCGCGGGCGAGAAACTGGACGACTACCTCGCGCAAGCGAAGGAGAACTACGAGGTGGGGATGGAGCACTTCGTCTACGAGGACCGCCCGCGGGTGCGGGACTGGCTGGACCCGGACCTCGCGGAGTACGCGCGCGGCCTGACGCTGCTGGGGTCGATGCAGGACCACGTTGAGAACTACTTCGACCACCCGAAACTCCAGCAGATAATGCAGTACACGCTGGTGTTCCTCGGCGGCGCGCCGAACACGACGCCCGCGCTGTACAACCTGATGAGTCACGTCGACTTCAACCTCGGCGTCTACTACCCCGAGGGCGGCATGTCCGGGGTCGCGGACTCCATCGCCGAACTCGCAGGGGAGTTGGGCGTGGAGTTCCGCACGAACCACCCCGTAGAGAAGATTCACGGCTACCGCGGCGGGTTCAAGGTCGAAACGGGCGGCGAGACGGACGTGCTCGCGGACGTGGTGGTCTCGGACGCCGACTACGCCCACACCGAGCAGGCGCTGCTCCCGCCGGAGAAGCGCCAGTACGACGCCGACTACTGGGAGTCCCGGACGTACGCGCCGTCGGCGTTCCTGCTGTATCTCGGCGTGGAGGGCGACGTCGAACCGCTCGCCCACCACACGCTCGTCCTCCCCTCGGACTGGGAGGAGCACTTCGGCCAGATTTTCGACGACCCGCAGTGGCCCGACGACCCCGCGTACTACCTCTGCGTGCCCTCGAAGACCGACGACGAAGTGGCGCCCGACGGCCACAGCAACCTCTTCGCGCTCGTCCCCGTCGCGCCCGGTCTCGACGACACCGCCGAGGTCCGCGACGAGTACCGGAACCTCGTGCTCGACGACATCGCAGCGAACACGGGCGTCGACCTGCGGGACCGAATCGTCGTCGAGGAGCGGTTCTCCGTGTCGGAGTTCGCCGACCGCTACAACAGCTATCGCGGGACGGCACTCGGCCTCGCGCACACGCTCCGGCAGACGTCGCTGTTCCGGCCGCCTCACCGCTCGGACGCGCTCGACGGCCTCTACTTCACGGGGTCGTTCACGACGCCCGGCATCGGCGTGCCGATGTGTCTCATCAGCGGCGAAATCACGGCCGACTACGTCGTCGACGACGCGTAG
- a CDS encoding prenyltransferase: MLRYLFVLSRPRFWLYLAGPVVVGVAYAAETAPELFSAPAVALFAYFLVPANVFLYGVNDVFDRDVDEVNPKKDDKEARFRGGRAVSAVVVASGLLLVPVAAVLPAVAYPWLVAWALLAVEYSAPPLRFKTTPLLDSLSNGLYVLPGAAAYAAVAGHHPPLLAVAGGWLWAMGMHTFSAIPDIEPDREANITTTATALGERRTYAYCAACWLASAAVFAAVDWRLGAVLLSYPALVAGIVAVDVAVDRAYWWFPFVNTVVGAALTLGALWRLTNV; encoded by the coding sequence ATGCTGCGCTACCTGTTCGTCCTCTCGCGGCCGCGCTTCTGGTTGTACCTCGCCGGCCCCGTCGTCGTCGGCGTCGCGTACGCCGCCGAGACCGCCCCAGAGTTGTTCTCGGCGCCCGCAGTCGCGCTGTTCGCGTACTTCCTCGTGCCCGCGAACGTCTTCCTGTACGGCGTCAACGACGTCTTCGACCGCGACGTCGACGAGGTGAACCCGAAGAAAGACGACAAGGAGGCGCGGTTCCGAGGCGGCCGCGCCGTCTCGGCGGTCGTCGTCGCCTCCGGGCTGCTACTCGTCCCGGTCGCGGCCGTCCTGCCGGCGGTGGCGTACCCGTGGCTCGTCGCGTGGGCGCTGCTCGCCGTCGAATACAGCGCGCCGCCGCTGCGCTTCAAGACGACGCCGCTGCTGGACTCCCTCTCGAACGGCCTCTACGTCCTCCCGGGCGCGGCCGCGTACGCCGCCGTCGCGGGCCACCACCCGCCGCTGCTCGCGGTCGCTGGCGGCTGGCTGTGGGCGATGGGGATGCACACGTTCTCCGCGATTCCGGACATCGAACCCGACCGCGAAGCCAACATTACGACCACCGCCACCGCGCTCGGCGAGCGCCGCACGTACGCCTACTGCGCGGCCTGCTGGCTCGCGTCGGCCGCCGTCTTCGCCGCCGTCGACTGGCGCCTCGGCGCGGTCCTGCTCTCGTACCCCGCGCTCGTCGCGGGCATCGTCGCTGTCGACGTGGCCGTCGACCGCGCGTACTGGTGGTTCCCATTCGTGAACACCGTCGTCGGCGCCGCGCTCACGCTCGGCGCGCTCTGGAGGCTCACGAATGTCTGA
- the cruF gene encoding bisanhydrobacterioruberin hydratase, whose product MSEASTRARVEARLDELVAGHRFEIAVVFPVVGAVLLLASAWGWLPEPLAFNPYLVLAGVAVMRLPLVAGLLPLVDRKAAVAVLALVAYAFAIEFVGVATGWPYGHFEYLVELGPMLAGSVPLGLPVFFLPLVVNSYLLVLLLFGRHTRRAVVRLPAVAAVVVWMDVVLDPGAVALGFWAYGTGGAYYGVPLSNYLGWVLSATVSVAVLDWGFDRAALRDRLTQCPFFLDDLVSFVLLWGAVNLAFGQLVPALAAGLLGVALVETDRFDFSVLRRNPAR is encoded by the coding sequence ATGTCTGAGGCCTCCACGCGCGCCCGCGTCGAGGCCCGGCTCGACGAACTCGTCGCCGGGCACCGCTTCGAAATCGCGGTCGTGTTCCCCGTCGTCGGCGCCGTCCTCCTGCTCGCCTCGGCGTGGGGGTGGCTCCCCGAGCCGCTGGCGTTCAACCCCTACCTCGTGCTCGCGGGCGTCGCCGTGATGCGTCTCCCTCTGGTCGCGGGGTTGCTCCCGCTCGTCGACCGGAAGGCGGCCGTCGCCGTGCTGGCGCTCGTCGCGTACGCGTTCGCCATCGAGTTCGTCGGCGTCGCGACCGGCTGGCCGTACGGCCACTTCGAGTACCTCGTCGAGCTCGGGCCGATGCTCGCGGGCAGCGTCCCGCTCGGCCTCCCGGTGTTCTTCCTGCCGCTGGTCGTCAACAGCTACCTCCTCGTCCTCCTGTTGTTCGGGCGCCACACCCGCCGCGCGGTCGTCCGCCTGCCCGCCGTGGCCGCGGTCGTCGTCTGGATGGACGTCGTCCTCGACCCCGGCGCGGTCGCGCTCGGCTTCTGGGCGTACGGCACGGGCGGCGCGTACTACGGCGTCCCGCTGTCGAACTACCTCGGCTGGGTGCTCTCGGCGACCGTCTCCGTCGCCGTCCTCGACTGGGGGTTCGACCGCGCCGCGCTCCGCGACCGCCTCACGCAGTGTCCGTTCTTCCTCGACGACCTCGTGAGCTTCGTGCTGCTGTGGGGCGCGGTGAACCTCGCGTTCGGCCAACTCGTCCCCGCGCTGGCGGCGGGGCTGCTCGGCGTCGCGCTCGTAGAAACGGACCGCTTCGACTTCAGCGTGCTCCGCCGGAACCCCGCGCGGTAG
- a CDS encoding phytoene/squalene synthase family protein, whose amino-acid sequence MVDSTQISTSKAIQQRTGKTFHVATRLLPERVRHATYVLYAFFRVADDVVDTTEDRDSAAQRAELEAIRAAALGEDADTERLDAETTDVLAAFRELAERHDIPDEDVNIFVDAMLTDLEETRYQTHEELGAYMRGSAVAVGNMMVAIMEVEDPEAAAPHAAALAEAFQLSNFLRDVREDVRDYDRVYLPGETRREHDVTVEQLRRAEVTSGFRDAMRAELARTETKYREGVAGIKYLPEDCQFAVLLSAVLYADHHREIRNRGYDVLTETPSLSTTRKLWLLAKTRALWAFYEDPEYVFYRVSCIASSGDHRRGHGDPHPAP is encoded by the coding sequence ATGGTCGACAGCACCCAAATATCGACGAGCAAGGCGATACAGCAGCGGACGGGTAAGACGTTCCACGTAGCGACGCGCCTGCTCCCTGAGCGCGTGCGCCACGCGACGTACGTCCTGTACGCGTTCTTCCGCGTCGCCGACGACGTCGTGGACACGACCGAGGACCGCGACTCCGCCGCCCAGCGCGCGGAACTGGAGGCGATTCGCGCGGCCGCGCTCGGAGAGGACGCCGACACCGAGCGCCTCGACGCCGAGACGACCGACGTGCTGGCGGCGTTCCGCGAACTCGCCGAGCGCCACGACATCCCCGACGAGGACGTGAACATCTTCGTCGACGCGATGCTCACGGACCTCGAAGAGACGCGCTACCAGACCCACGAGGAGTTGGGGGCGTACATGCGGGGGTCTGCGGTCGCCGTCGGGAACATGATGGTCGCCATCATGGAGGTCGAGGACCCCGAGGCGGCGGCCCCGCACGCGGCGGCGCTCGCGGAGGCGTTCCAGTTGAGCAACTTCCTCCGGGACGTCCGCGAGGACGTCCGCGACTACGACCGCGTCTACCTCCCCGGGGAGACGCGCCGCGAGCACGACGTCACCGTCGAGCAGTTGCGCCGCGCCGAGGTCACGTCGGGGTTCCGGGACGCGATGCGCGCGGAGTTGGCGCGCACGGAGACGAAGTACCGGGAGGGCGTCGCGGGCATCAAGTACCTGCCCGAGGACTGCCAGTTCGCGGTGTTGCTGTCCGCGGTGCTGTACGCCGACCACCACCGCGAGATTCGGAACCGGGGCTACGACGTGCTCACGGAGACGCCGAGCCTCTCGACGACGCGGAAGCTCTGGCTGCTGGCGAAGACGCGAGCGCTGTGGGCGTTCTACGAGGACCCCGAGTACGTGTTCTACCGCGTGAGCTGCATCGCGTCGTCAGGCGACCACCGGCGCGGCCACGGCGACCCCCACCCCGCGCCGTAG
- a CDS encoding GTPBP1 family GTP-binding protein, whose amino-acid sequence MGRDRARLVRALDRGEQEGGSVEFKERFSRDVHLADGRMESLAAQLRHRVLSGDGEAEYVLGVTDDGGLAGVPPETFSETMDVLSLLAEEAGAHIADVQTWSVDSVRDDAGEGIVGVAVVRDGASLAPDDDHIIVGTAGHVDHGKSTLVGSLVTGDSDDGDGTTRGFLDVQPHEVERGLSADLSYGVYGFDGDGPMRVRNPHRKDERAAVVESADRVVSFVDTVGHEPWLSTTIRGLVGQQLDYGLLTVAADDGPTKTTREHTGVLLATDLPTIVAITKTDLVDDDRVAEVEREVERLLRNAGRTPLPVERHGVDAAIEEIGDNVVPIVRTSAVTMEGLDVLDECFRRLPKTTAASGPFRMYVDRSYEVTGVGAVASGTVKSGTVEAGDELLLGPFPNGDFREVEVRSIEMHYHRVDQAEAGRIVGIALKGVREADVERGMVLLPADAEPSPVQEFEAEVMVLNHPTRIDAGYEPVVHLETIGEAARFEPANGQLLPGDTGETSVRFKFRPYLVEEGQRFVFREGASKGVGTVTSVSD is encoded by the coding sequence ATGGGCCGCGACCGAGCCCGCTTGGTCCGCGCACTCGACCGCGGGGAGCAGGAGGGCGGCAGCGTCGAATTCAAGGAACGGTTCAGCCGCGACGTCCACCTCGCCGACGGCCGCATGGAGAGCCTCGCCGCGCAACTGCGGCACCGCGTGCTCTCCGGCGACGGCGAGGCCGAGTACGTTCTCGGCGTCACCGACGACGGCGGCCTCGCGGGGGTGCCCCCCGAGACGTTCTCCGAGACGATGGACGTGCTGAGCCTGCTCGCCGAGGAAGCCGGCGCCCACATCGCGGACGTACAGACGTGGAGCGTCGACAGCGTCCGCGACGACGCCGGCGAGGGCATCGTCGGCGTCGCCGTCGTCCGAGACGGCGCCTCGCTGGCGCCCGACGACGACCACATCATCGTCGGGACGGCGGGCCACGTCGACCACGGGAAGTCCACGCTGGTCGGCAGCCTCGTCACCGGCGACTCCGACGACGGCGACGGCACCACGCGCGGCTTCCTCGACGTGCAGCCACACGAGGTCGAACGCGGACTGTCGGCGGACCTCTCCTACGGCGTCTACGGCTTCGACGGCGACGGGCCGATGCGCGTGCGCAACCCCCACCGGAAGGACGAGCGCGCGGCCGTCGTGGAGAGCGCCGACCGCGTCGTCTCGTTCGTCGACACCGTCGGCCACGAGCCGTGGCTCTCGACGACCATCCGGGGGTTGGTCGGCCAGCAACTCGACTACGGGCTGTTGACCGTCGCGGCCGACGACGGCCCGACGAAGACGACCCGCGAACACACGGGCGTACTGTTGGCGACGGACCTCCCGACCATCGTCGCCATCACGAAGACCGACCTCGTGGACGACGACCGCGTCGCCGAAGTCGAGCGCGAGGTCGAACGCCTGCTGCGGAACGCGGGCCGGACGCCGCTTCCCGTCGAGCGCCACGGCGTCGACGCCGCAATCGAAGAAATCGGGGACAACGTCGTCCCAATCGTCCGCACGAGCGCGGTGACGATGGAGGGACTGGACGTCCTCGACGAGTGCTTCCGGCGCCTCCCGAAGACGACGGCCGCCAGCGGGCCGTTCCGGATGTACGTCGACCGCTCCTACGAGGTCACGGGCGTCGGCGCGGTGGCCTCCGGCACCGTCAAATCCGGCACCGTGGAGGCCGGCGACGAACTCCTGTTGGGGCCGTTCCCGAACGGCGACTTCCGCGAGGTCGAAGTGCGCTCCATCGAGATGCACTACCACCGCGTCGACCAAGCGGAGGCCGGCCGCATCGTCGGCATCGCCCTGAAGGGCGTCCGCGAGGCCGACGTCGAACGCGGGATGGTCCTGCTGCCGGCCGACGCCGAACCCAGCCCCGTACAGGAGTTCGAGGCCGAAGTGATGGTGTTGAACCACCCGACGCGAATCGACGCGGGCTACGAGCCGGTCGTCCACCTCGAAACCATCGGGGAGGCCGCGCGCTTCGAACCCGCGAACGGCCAACTACTCCCCGGCGACACGGGCGAGACGAGCGTCCGATTCAAGTTCCGCCCCTACTTGGTCGAGGAGGGCCAGCGGTTCGTGTTCCGCGAGGGCGCGAGCAAGGGGGTCGGCACCGTCACCAGCGTCTCCGACTAA
- a CDS encoding J domain-containing protein, translating into MRTDASIVWGMAATFGAVGVVFGVLGVVYSPVALGVAVPFALAGAVFYLHASGRLAELAYRKRRVSREQYEREQRQQTSQHQGRASGRSRERNRGRAGAGRGGGRQTASGAASGPRREDYRVLGVEPGASSDAVRAAYREKARELHPDRGGDEDEFARVNEAYERLKDD; encoded by the coding sequence GTGAGGACCGACGCGAGCATCGTCTGGGGGATGGCGGCCACGTTCGGCGCCGTCGGCGTCGTGTTCGGCGTGCTCGGCGTCGTCTACAGTCCGGTCGCGCTCGGCGTCGCCGTGCCGTTCGCGCTCGCCGGCGCCGTCTTCTACCTGCACGCCTCCGGCCGACTCGCGGAGTTGGCGTACCGCAAGCGCCGCGTCTCCCGCGAGCAGTACGAACGCGAACAGCGCCAGCAGACCAGCCAGCACCAGGGTCGAGCGAGCGGGCGCAGTCGCGAACGCAACCGCGGGCGCGCCGGCGCCGGCCGCGGCGGCGGGCGACAGACGGCGAGCGGGGCGGCGTCCGGCCCGCGCCGCGAGGACTACCGCGTGCTCGGCGTCGAACCCGGCGCGAGCAGCGACGCGGTGCGGGCCGCGTACCGCGAGAAGGCGCGGGAACTCCACCCGGACCGGGGCGGCGACGAGGACGAATTCGCTCGCGTGAACGAAGCCTACGAACGACTCAAAGACGACTAA
- the pyrF gene encoding orotidine-5'-phosphate decarboxylase, which translates to MRFFDDLAARIEDADTVVSVGLDPDLDRLPEDVLDHDLPRWAFNRRVIDATHEHAAVFKPNAAFYEDSDGWRALRETIAYAHGKGVPVLLDAKRADIGNTARQYADVLEYADAITVNPYLGEDALQPFLSQEEAGVFVLCRTSNPGGMDFQHLELAAYDRRLYEHVAERAAGWNDEYDNIGLVVGATAPEELEELRDRVPELPFLVPGVGAQGGDAEAAVQYGLNDEGVGLVNSTRGIIFAGEDSPEWARAAGEAARRLKNRLNEHR; encoded by the coding sequence ATGCGCTTCTTCGACGACCTCGCGGCGCGCATCGAGGACGCCGACACCGTCGTCAGCGTCGGCCTCGACCCCGACCTCGACCGCCTCCCCGAGGACGTACTGGACCACGACCTGCCGCGGTGGGCGTTCAACCGCCGCGTCATCGACGCGACCCACGAACACGCCGCCGTCTTCAAGCCGAACGCGGCGTTCTACGAGGACAGCGACGGCTGGCGCGCGCTCCGCGAGACGATAGCGTACGCCCACGGGAAAGGCGTCCCCGTCCTGTTGGACGCCAAGCGCGCGGACATCGGGAACACGGCCCGCCAGTACGCCGACGTGCTGGAGTACGCCGACGCAATCACGGTCAACCCCTACCTCGGCGAGGACGCGCTCCAGCCGTTCCTCTCACAGGAGGAGGCGGGCGTGTTCGTGCTCTGTCGCACCTCCAACCCCGGCGGGATGGACTTCCAGCACCTCGAACTCGCGGCGTACGACCGCCGCCTCTACGAGCACGTTGCCGAGCGCGCCGCGGGCTGGAACGACGAGTACGACAACATCGGTCTCGTCGTCGGCGCGACGGCGCCCGAAGAGTTAGAAGAACTGCGCGATCGCGTGCCCGAACTCCCGTTCCTCGTGCCGGGCGTCGGCGCGCAGGGCGGCGACGCCGAGGCCGCAGTCCAGTACGGCCTGAACGACGAGGGCGTCGGGCTGGTGAACTCCACGCGAGGCATCATCTTCGCGGGCGAGGACTCGCCCGAGTGGGCGCGCGCCGCCGGCGAGGCCGCGCGCCGGCTGAAGAACCGCCTGAACGAGCACCGGTAG
- a CDS encoding DUF5802 family protein: MFEAFSSGYYLGRLYVEPTRGDRAAINSRHHERVNEQLYADDDGIARTDLPLVMKVGPAHLSVHGEDDVPERTLAVPEDVLDSVDVENPPSLEEVLLAKGEHAARLFDMGAV; this comes from the coding sequence ATGTTCGAGGCATTCTCCAGCGGCTACTACCTCGGACGGTTGTACGTCGAACCGACGCGCGGCGACCGCGCCGCCATCAACAGCCGTCACCACGAACGCGTCAACGAGCAACTGTACGCCGACGACGACGGTATCGCCCGGACAGACCTCCCGCTCGTGATGAAAGTCGGCCCCGCGCACCTCTCCGTCCACGGCGAGGACGACGTGCCCGAGCGCACGCTCGCCGTCCCCGAGGACGTCCTCGACAGCGTCGACGTCGAGAACCCGCCGTCGCTAGAGGAAGTCCTGCTCGCGAAGGGCGAGCACGCCGCCCGCCTGTTCGACATGGGCGCCGTCTGA
- a CDS encoding metalloregulator ArsR/SmtB family transcription factor — MDSGALLNILGNENRRRILRLLARKPCYVTEISESLGVSPKAVIDHLRRLEDAGLVESEVDDQRRKYFHIAENLRLEVRLSPFDFGAKSAYPASADLDLTRCQHVSIRIQQDREDNVAALAGKLQELKDLERELSLAQRWVHGRLADAQDRLGEAVGDGNERLYADVLAALASGDRTASAVAGNLDAPEPLVEGVLETLREQEVVERVDGEWHITE; from the coding sequence ATGGATTCGGGGGCACTGCTCAACATACTCGGCAACGAGAACCGGCGACGCATCCTCCGACTGCTCGCGCGCAAACCCTGTTACGTCACCGAAATCTCGGAGTCGCTGGGCGTCAGCCCGAAGGCCGTCATCGACCACCTCCGGCGGCTCGAAGACGCCGGCCTCGTGGAGTCGGAGGTCGACGACCAGCGGCGGAAGTACTTCCACATCGCCGAGAACCTCCGACTGGAGGTGCGGCTGTCGCCGTTCGACTTCGGCGCGAAGTCCGCGTACCCCGCGAGCGCGGACCTCGACCTGACGCGGTGCCAGCACGTCTCGATTCGCATCCAGCAGGACCGCGAGGACAACGTCGCCGCCCTCGCCGGGAAACTACAGGAGCTCAAGGACCTCGAACGCGAGCTATCGCTGGCCCAACGCTGGGTGCACGGCCGGCTCGCGGACGCCCAAGACCGCCTCGGGGAGGCCGTCGGCGACGGCAACGAGCGCCTGTACGCGGACGTGCTCGCGGCGCTCGCGTCCGGGGACCGTACGGCGAGCGCGGTCGCCGGAAATCTCGACGCCCCGGAGCCGCTCGTGGAGGGCGTCCTCGAGACGCTGCGCGAGCAGGAGGTCGTCGAGCGCGTCGACGGCGAGTGGCACATCACCGAGTAG